In one window of Bos taurus isolate L1 Dominette 01449 registration number 42190680 breed Hereford chromosome 4, ARS-UCD2.0, whole genome shotgun sequence DNA:
- the CALD1 gene encoding non-muscle caldesmon isoform X1 yields the protein MDDFERRRELRRQKREEMRLEAERIAYQRNDDDEEEAARERRRRARQERLRQKQEEEALGQVTDQVEVNTQNSVPDEEVKTTTTNTQAEGDDEAALLERLARREERRQKRLQEALERQKEFDPTITDASLSLSSRRMQNDTTDNETAEKEGRSESRQERQELEETEIVTKSHQKNDWMEAEEKKKEEKEKEEEEEEKPKPGSIEENQVEVVVDEKTADTQQETVMPLKNGQISTDEPKTEEEGERGSDEILQNEKMEEEARERAEAERARLEAEERERIKAEQDRKIAEEKAKKEAEEKAAAQERERQEAEERERIKEEERKAEEERQRIKEQERKAEEERQRIKEQERKAEEERQRIKEQERKAEEERQRAKAEEEERAKIEEQKRKKQLEEKKGQMQEKKIKGEKVEEKTAGKGVNEKKVQEDKPHTAVPKKQEEERGAKVPAKREKSQDDKAAFKKEELKDEKTKKDKESKDVKRFLDAKKGFTEVKSQNGEFMTHKLKHAENTFSRAGGRVSEAKEAEGTSQVEAGKRLEELRRRRGETESEEFEKLKQKQQEAALELEELKKKREERRKVLEEEEQRKKQEEAERKVREEEEKRRLKEEIERRRAEAAEKRQKMPEDGLSEDKKPFKCFTPKGSSLKIEERAEFLNKSVQKSGVKSTHQAAVVSKIDSRLEQYTSAIEGTKAAKPTKPAASDLPVPAEGVRNIKSMWEKGNVFSSPTASGTPNKETAGLKVGVSSRINEWLTKTPEGSKSPAPKPSDLRPGDVSGKRNLWEKQSVDKVTSPTKQV from the exons AATCGCCTACCAGCGGAATGACGATGACGAGGAAGAGGCCGCCCGGGAACGGCGCCGCCGCGCCCGACAGGAAAGGCTGCGGCAGAAGCAAGAGGAAGAAGCCTTGGGGCAGGTGACCGACCAGGTGGAGGTCAACACCCAGAACAG TGTGCCTGACGAGGAGGTCAAGACAACCACGACCAACACTCAGGCGGAGGGCGATGATGAGGCTGCTCTCCTGGAGCGACTGGCTCGGCGGGAGGAAAGACGCCAAAAGCGCCTCCAGGAAGCCCTGGAGCGACAGAAGGAGTTTGACCCAACAATAACAGATGCAAGTTTGTCGCTCTCCAGCAGAAGAATGCAAAACGACACAACAGACAATGAAACGgcggagaaggaaggaagaagtgaaAGTCGCCAGGAAAGGCAGGAGCTGGAGGAAACGGAAATAGTCACCAAGTCACACCAGAAGAATGATTGGATGGAAgcggaagagaaaaagaaagaggagaaagaaaaggaggaagaagaagaagagaagccaaagccAGGGAGCATTGAAGAAAATCAGGTAGAGGTGGTGGTAGACGAGAAAACAGCAGACACCCAGCAGGAAACAGTAATGCCactgaaaaatgggcagatcAGTACAGATGAGCCTAAGACCgaggaggagggggaaagggGCTCAGATGAGATTCTCCAGAATGAAAAGATGGAAGAGGAAGCCAGGGAAAGAGCTGAGGCAGAAAGGGCCAGGTTggaagcagaagaaagagaaagaattaaaGCTGAGCAAGACCGAAAAATAGCAGAGGAGAAAGCAaaaaaggaagcagaagaaaaagcaGCTGcccaagagagagaaagacaggaggcagaggagagggagaggatcaaggaggaggagagaaaggcagaagaggagaggcagaggatcaaggagcaggagagaaaggcagaagaggagaggcagaggatcaaggagcaggagagaaaggcagaagaggagaggcagaggatcaaggagcaggagagaaaggcagaagaggagaggcagagggcgaaggcagaggaagaagagagagctAAGATAGAAGAGCAAAAACGTAAGAAGCAACTAGAAGAGAAAAAGGGGCAAATGCAAGAGAAAAAGATTAAAGGGGAAAAGGTAGAGGAGAAAACAGCAGGGAAGGGGGTCAATGAAAAGAAAGTACAAGAAGATAAACCTCATACAGCTGTCCCAAAGAAACAG gaagaagaaagggggGCTAAAGTGCCAGCTAAAAGAGAAAAGTCCCAAGACGACAAGGCTGCCTTCAAAAAAGAAGAG CTCAAAGATGAGAAGACTAAAAAGGACAAAGAAAGCAAAGACGTTAAGAGGTTCTTGGATGCAAAGAAGGGATTTACAGAAGTGAAGTCTCAGAATGGAGAATTCATGACCCACAAACTTAAACACGCCGAGAATACTTTCAG CCGCGCTGGAGGGAGGGTCAGCGAGGCCAAGGAGGCTGAAGGCACTTCCCAGGTGGAAGCCGGCAAACGGCTGGAGGAGCTGCGCCGCCGCCGTGGGGAGACGGAGAGTGAGGAGTTCGAGAAACTcaagcagaagcagcaggaggCGGCCTTGGAGCTGGAGGAGCTgaagaagaagagggaggagcGAAGGAaagtcctggaggaggaggagcagcggAAGAAGCAGGAAGAAGCAGAGCGAAAAGTGAGAGAGGAG gaagagaagaggaggctAAAGGAAGAGATTGAAAGGCGAAGGGCAGAAGCTGCTGAGAAACGCCAGAAGATGCCGGAAGATGGTTTATCAGAGGACAAGAAGCCCTTCAAATGTTTCACTCCTAAAGGTTCATCTCTCAAG ATAGAAGAGCGAGCAGAATTTTTGAATAAGTCTGTGCAGAAAAG TGGTGTCAAATCAACTCATCAAGCAGCAGTAGTCTCCAAGATTGACAGCAGACTGGAGCAATACACCAGTGCAATTGAG GGAACAAAAGCTGCAAAACCTACAAAGCCAGCAGCCTCGGACCTTCCTGTTCCTGCCGAAGGTGTCCGCAACATCAAGAGCATGTGGGAGAAAGGCAATGTGTTCTCATCCCCCACTGCTTCGGGCACACCAAACAAG GAAACCGCCGGCTTGAAGGTGGGGGTCTCCAGCCGCATCAACGAATGGCTAACCAAAACGCCCGAGGGAAGCAAGTCGCCTGCTCCCAAGCCTTCT GATTTGAGGCCAGGAGATGTATCTGGCAAGAGGAACCTCTGGGAAAAGCAATCTGTGGACAAGGTCACTTCCCCCACTAAG CAGGTTTGA
- the CALD1 gene encoding non-muscle caldesmon isoform X2: MDDFERRRELRRQKREEMRLEAERIAYQRNDDDEEEAARERRRRARQERLRQKQEEEALGQVTDQVEVNTQNSVPDEEVKTTTTNTQAEGDDEAALLERLARREERRQKRLQEALERQKEFDPTITDASLSLSSRRMQNDTTDNETAEKEGRSESRQERQELEETEIVTKSHQKNDWMEAEEKKKEEKEKEEEEEEKPKPGSIEENQVEVVVDEKTADTQQETVMPLKNGQISTDEPKTEEEGERGSDEILQNEKMEEEARERAEAERARLEAEERERIKAEQDRKIAEEKAKKEAEEKAAAQERERQEAEERERIKEEERKAEEERQRIKEQERKAEEERQRIKEQERKAEEERQRIKEQERKAEEERQRAKAEEEERAKIEEQKRKKQLEEKKGQMQEKKIKGEKVEEKTAGKGVNEKKVQEDKPHTAVPKKQEEERGAKVPAKREKSQDDKAAFKKEELKDEKTKKDKESKDVKRFLDAKKGFTEVKSQNGEFMTHKLKHAENTFSRAGGRVSEAKEAEGTSQVEAGKRLEELRRRRGETESEEFEKLKQKQQEAALELEELKKKREERRKVLEEEEQRKKQEEAERKVREEEEKRRLKEEIERRRAEAAEKRQKMPEDGLSEDKKPFKCFTPKGSSLKIEERAEFLNKSVQKSGVKSTHQAAVVSKIDSRLEQYTSAIEGTKAAKPTKPAASDLPVPAEGVRNIKSMWEKGNVFSSPTASGTPNKETAGLKVGVSSRINEWLTKTPEGSKSPAPKPSDLRPGDVSGKRNLWEKQSVDKVTSPTKV, encoded by the exons AATCGCCTACCAGCGGAATGACGATGACGAGGAAGAGGCCGCCCGGGAACGGCGCCGCCGCGCCCGACAGGAAAGGCTGCGGCAGAAGCAAGAGGAAGAAGCCTTGGGGCAGGTGACCGACCAGGTGGAGGTCAACACCCAGAACAG TGTGCCTGACGAGGAGGTCAAGACAACCACGACCAACACTCAGGCGGAGGGCGATGATGAGGCTGCTCTCCTGGAGCGACTGGCTCGGCGGGAGGAAAGACGCCAAAAGCGCCTCCAGGAAGCCCTGGAGCGACAGAAGGAGTTTGACCCAACAATAACAGATGCAAGTTTGTCGCTCTCCAGCAGAAGAATGCAAAACGACACAACAGACAATGAAACGgcggagaaggaaggaagaagtgaaAGTCGCCAGGAAAGGCAGGAGCTGGAGGAAACGGAAATAGTCACCAAGTCACACCAGAAGAATGATTGGATGGAAgcggaagagaaaaagaaagaggagaaagaaaaggaggaagaagaagaagagaagccaaagccAGGGAGCATTGAAGAAAATCAGGTAGAGGTGGTGGTAGACGAGAAAACAGCAGACACCCAGCAGGAAACAGTAATGCCactgaaaaatgggcagatcAGTACAGATGAGCCTAAGACCgaggaggagggggaaagggGCTCAGATGAGATTCTCCAGAATGAAAAGATGGAAGAGGAAGCCAGGGAAAGAGCTGAGGCAGAAAGGGCCAGGTTggaagcagaagaaagagaaagaattaaaGCTGAGCAAGACCGAAAAATAGCAGAGGAGAAAGCAaaaaaggaagcagaagaaaaagcaGCTGcccaagagagagaaagacaggaggcagaggagagggagaggatcaaggaggaggagagaaaggcagaagaggagaggcagaggatcaaggagcaggagagaaaggcagaagaggagaggcagaggatcaaggagcaggagagaaaggcagaagaggagaggcagaggatcaaggagcaggagagaaaggcagaagaggagaggcagagggcgaaggcagaggaagaagagagagctAAGATAGAAGAGCAAAAACGTAAGAAGCAACTAGAAGAGAAAAAGGGGCAAATGCAAGAGAAAAAGATTAAAGGGGAAAAGGTAGAGGAGAAAACAGCAGGGAAGGGGGTCAATGAAAAGAAAGTACAAGAAGATAAACCTCATACAGCTGTCCCAAAGAAACAG gaagaagaaagggggGCTAAAGTGCCAGCTAAAAGAGAAAAGTCCCAAGACGACAAGGCTGCCTTCAAAAAAGAAGAG CTCAAAGATGAGAAGACTAAAAAGGACAAAGAAAGCAAAGACGTTAAGAGGTTCTTGGATGCAAAGAAGGGATTTACAGAAGTGAAGTCTCAGAATGGAGAATTCATGACCCACAAACTTAAACACGCCGAGAATACTTTCAG CCGCGCTGGAGGGAGGGTCAGCGAGGCCAAGGAGGCTGAAGGCACTTCCCAGGTGGAAGCCGGCAAACGGCTGGAGGAGCTGCGCCGCCGCCGTGGGGAGACGGAGAGTGAGGAGTTCGAGAAACTcaagcagaagcagcaggaggCGGCCTTGGAGCTGGAGGAGCTgaagaagaagagggaggagcGAAGGAaagtcctggaggaggaggagcagcggAAGAAGCAGGAAGAAGCAGAGCGAAAAGTGAGAGAGGAG gaagagaagaggaggctAAAGGAAGAGATTGAAAGGCGAAGGGCAGAAGCTGCTGAGAAACGCCAGAAGATGCCGGAAGATGGTTTATCAGAGGACAAGAAGCCCTTCAAATGTTTCACTCCTAAAGGTTCATCTCTCAAG ATAGAAGAGCGAGCAGAATTTTTGAATAAGTCTGTGCAGAAAAG TGGTGTCAAATCAACTCATCAAGCAGCAGTAGTCTCCAAGATTGACAGCAGACTGGAGCAATACACCAGTGCAATTGAG GGAACAAAAGCTGCAAAACCTACAAAGCCAGCAGCCTCGGACCTTCCTGTTCCTGCCGAAGGTGTCCGCAACATCAAGAGCATGTGGGAGAAAGGCAATGTGTTCTCATCCCCCACTGCTTCGGGCACACCAAACAAG GAAACCGCCGGCTTGAAGGTGGGGGTCTCCAGCCGCATCAACGAATGGCTAACCAAAACGCCCGAGGGAAGCAAGTCGCCTGCTCCCAAGCCTTCT GATTTGAGGCCAGGAGATGTATCTGGCAAGAGGAACCTCTGGGAAAAGCAATCTGTGGACAAGGTCACTTCCCCCACTAAG GTTTGA
- the CALD1 gene encoding non-muscle caldesmon isoform X4 has product MDDFERRRELRRQKREEMRLEAERIAYQRNDDDEEEAARERRRRARQERLRQKQEEEALGQVTDQVEVNTQNSVPDEEVKTTTTNTQAEGDDEAALLERLARREERRQKRLQEALERQKEFDPTITDASLSLSSRRMQNDTTDNETAEKEGRSESRQERQELEETEIVTKSHQKNDWMEAEEKKKEEKEKEEEEEEKPKPGSIEENQVEVVVDEKTADTQQETVMPLKNGQISTDEPKTEEEGERGSDEILQNEKMEEEARERAEAERARLEAEERERIKAEQDRKIAEEKAKKEAEEKAAAQERERQEAEERERIKEEERKAEEERQRIKEQERKAEEERQRIKEQERKAEEERQRIKEQERKAEEERQRAKAEEEERAKIEEQKRKKQLEEKKGQMQEKKIKGEKVEEKTAGKGVNEKKVQEDKPHTAVPKKQEEERGAKVPAKREKSQDDKAAFKKEELKDEKTKKDKESKDVKRFLDAKKGFTEVKSQNGEFMTHKLKHAENTFSRAGGRVSEAKEAEGTSQVEAGKRLEELRRRRGETESEEFEKLKQKQQEAALELEELKKKREERRKVLEEEEQRKKQEEAERKVREEEEKRRLKEEIERRRAEAAEKRQKMPEDGLSEDKKPFKCFTPKGSSLKIEERAEFLNKSVQKSGVKSTHQAAVVSKIDSRLEQYTSAIEGTKAAKPTKPAASDLPVPAEGVRNIKSMWEKGNVFSSPTASGTPNKETAGLKVGVSSRINEWLTKTPEGSKSPAPKPSLNSLLHSLISG; this is encoded by the exons AATCGCCTACCAGCGGAATGACGATGACGAGGAAGAGGCCGCCCGGGAACGGCGCCGCCGCGCCCGACAGGAAAGGCTGCGGCAGAAGCAAGAGGAAGAAGCCTTGGGGCAGGTGACCGACCAGGTGGAGGTCAACACCCAGAACAG TGTGCCTGACGAGGAGGTCAAGACAACCACGACCAACACTCAGGCGGAGGGCGATGATGAGGCTGCTCTCCTGGAGCGACTGGCTCGGCGGGAGGAAAGACGCCAAAAGCGCCTCCAGGAAGCCCTGGAGCGACAGAAGGAGTTTGACCCAACAATAACAGATGCAAGTTTGTCGCTCTCCAGCAGAAGAATGCAAAACGACACAACAGACAATGAAACGgcggagaaggaaggaagaagtgaaAGTCGCCAGGAAAGGCAGGAGCTGGAGGAAACGGAAATAGTCACCAAGTCACACCAGAAGAATGATTGGATGGAAgcggaagagaaaaagaaagaggagaaagaaaaggaggaagaagaagaagagaagccaaagccAGGGAGCATTGAAGAAAATCAGGTAGAGGTGGTGGTAGACGAGAAAACAGCAGACACCCAGCAGGAAACAGTAATGCCactgaaaaatgggcagatcAGTACAGATGAGCCTAAGACCgaggaggagggggaaagggGCTCAGATGAGATTCTCCAGAATGAAAAGATGGAAGAGGAAGCCAGGGAAAGAGCTGAGGCAGAAAGGGCCAGGTTggaagcagaagaaagagaaagaattaaaGCTGAGCAAGACCGAAAAATAGCAGAGGAGAAAGCAaaaaaggaagcagaagaaaaagcaGCTGcccaagagagagaaagacaggaggcagaggagagggagaggatcaaggaggaggagagaaaggcagaagaggagaggcagaggatcaaggagcaggagagaaaggcagaagaggagaggcagaggatcaaggagcaggagagaaaggcagaagaggagaggcagaggatcaaggagcaggagagaaaggcagaagaggagaggcagagggcgaaggcagaggaagaagagagagctAAGATAGAAGAGCAAAAACGTAAGAAGCAACTAGAAGAGAAAAAGGGGCAAATGCAAGAGAAAAAGATTAAAGGGGAAAAGGTAGAGGAGAAAACAGCAGGGAAGGGGGTCAATGAAAAGAAAGTACAAGAAGATAAACCTCATACAGCTGTCCCAAAGAAACAG gaagaagaaagggggGCTAAAGTGCCAGCTAAAAGAGAAAAGTCCCAAGACGACAAGGCTGCCTTCAAAAAAGAAGAG CTCAAAGATGAGAAGACTAAAAAGGACAAAGAAAGCAAAGACGTTAAGAGGTTCTTGGATGCAAAGAAGGGATTTACAGAAGTGAAGTCTCAGAATGGAGAATTCATGACCCACAAACTTAAACACGCCGAGAATACTTTCAG CCGCGCTGGAGGGAGGGTCAGCGAGGCCAAGGAGGCTGAAGGCACTTCCCAGGTGGAAGCCGGCAAACGGCTGGAGGAGCTGCGCCGCCGCCGTGGGGAGACGGAGAGTGAGGAGTTCGAGAAACTcaagcagaagcagcaggaggCGGCCTTGGAGCTGGAGGAGCTgaagaagaagagggaggagcGAAGGAaagtcctggaggaggaggagcagcggAAGAAGCAGGAAGAAGCAGAGCGAAAAGTGAGAGAGGAG gaagagaagaggaggctAAAGGAAGAGATTGAAAGGCGAAGGGCAGAAGCTGCTGAGAAACGCCAGAAGATGCCGGAAGATGGTTTATCAGAGGACAAGAAGCCCTTCAAATGTTTCACTCCTAAAGGTTCATCTCTCAAG ATAGAAGAGCGAGCAGAATTTTTGAATAAGTCTGTGCAGAAAAG TGGTGTCAAATCAACTCATCAAGCAGCAGTAGTCTCCAAGATTGACAGCAGACTGGAGCAATACACCAGTGCAATTGAG GGAACAAAAGCTGCAAAACCTACAAAGCCAGCAGCCTCGGACCTTCCTGTTCCTGCCGAAGGTGTCCGCAACATCAAGAGCATGTGGGAGAAAGGCAATGTGTTCTCATCCCCCACTGCTTCGGGCACACCAAACAAG GAAACCGCCGGCTTGAAGGTGGGGGTCTCCAGCCGCATCAACGAATGGCTAACCAAAACGCCCGAGGGAAGCAAGTCGCCTGCTCCCAAGCCTTCT CTGAATTCTCTTCTTCAttctttgatctctggttga
- the CALD1 gene encoding non-muscle caldesmon isoform X6: protein MDDFERRRELRRQKREEMRLEAERIAYQRNDDDEEEAARERRRRARQERLRQKQEEEALGQVTDQVEVNTQNSVPDEEVKTTTTNTQAEGDDEAALLERLARREERRQKRLQEALERQKEFDPTITDASLSLSSRRMQNDTTDNETAEKEGRSESRQERQELEETEIVTKSHQKNDWMEAEEKKKEEKEKEEEEEEKPKPGSIEENQLKDEKTKKDKESKDVKRFLDAKKGFTEVKSQNGEFMTHKLKHAENTFSRAGGRVSEAKEAEGTSQVEAGKRLEELRRRRGETESEEFEKLKQKQQEAALELEELKKKREERRKVLEEEEQRKKQEEAERKVREEEEKRRLKEEIERRRAEAAEKRQKMPEDGLSEDKKPFKCFTPKGSSLKIEERAEFLNKSVQKSGVKSTHQAAVVSKIDSRLEQYTSAIEGTKAAKPTKPAASDLPVPAEGVRNIKSMWEKGNVFSSPTASGTPNKETAGLKVGVSSRINEWLTKTPEGSKSPAPKPSDLRPGDVSGKRNLWEKQSVDKVTSPTKV from the exons AATCGCCTACCAGCGGAATGACGATGACGAGGAAGAGGCCGCCCGGGAACGGCGCCGCCGCGCCCGACAGGAAAGGCTGCGGCAGAAGCAAGAGGAAGAAGCCTTGGGGCAGGTGACCGACCAGGTGGAGGTCAACACCCAGAACAG TGTGCCTGACGAGGAGGTCAAGACAACCACGACCAACACTCAGGCGGAGGGCGATGATGAGGCTGCTCTCCTGGAGCGACTGGCTCGGCGGGAGGAAAGACGCCAAAAGCGCCTCCAGGAAGCCCTGGAGCGACAGAAGGAGTTTGACCCAACAATAACAGATGCAAGTTTGTCGCTCTCCAGCAGAAGAATGCAAAACGACACAACAGACAATGAAACGgcggagaaggaaggaagaagtgaaAGTCGCCAGGAAAGGCAGGAGCTGGAGGAAACGGAAATAGTCACCAAGTCACACCAGAAGAATGATTGGATGGAAgcggaagagaaaaagaaagaggagaaagaaaaggaggaagaagaagaagagaagccaaagccAGGGAGCATTGAAGAAAATCAG CTCAAAGATGAGAAGACTAAAAAGGACAAAGAAAGCAAAGACGTTAAGAGGTTCTTGGATGCAAAGAAGGGATTTACAGAAGTGAAGTCTCAGAATGGAGAATTCATGACCCACAAACTTAAACACGCCGAGAATACTTTCAG CCGCGCTGGAGGGAGGGTCAGCGAGGCCAAGGAGGCTGAAGGCACTTCCCAGGTGGAAGCCGGCAAACGGCTGGAGGAGCTGCGCCGCCGCCGTGGGGAGACGGAGAGTGAGGAGTTCGAGAAACTcaagcagaagcagcaggaggCGGCCTTGGAGCTGGAGGAGCTgaagaagaagagggaggagcGAAGGAaagtcctggaggaggaggagcagcggAAGAAGCAGGAAGAAGCAGAGCGAAAAGTGAGAGAGGAG gaagagaagaggaggctAAAGGAAGAGATTGAAAGGCGAAGGGCAGAAGCTGCTGAGAAACGCCAGAAGATGCCGGAAGATGGTTTATCAGAGGACAAGAAGCCCTTCAAATGTTTCACTCCTAAAGGTTCATCTCTCAAG ATAGAAGAGCGAGCAGAATTTTTGAATAAGTCTGTGCAGAAAAG TGGTGTCAAATCAACTCATCAAGCAGCAGTAGTCTCCAAGATTGACAGCAGACTGGAGCAATACACCAGTGCAATTGAG GGAACAAAAGCTGCAAAACCTACAAAGCCAGCAGCCTCGGACCTTCCTGTTCCTGCCGAAGGTGTCCGCAACATCAAGAGCATGTGGGAGAAAGGCAATGTGTTCTCATCCCCCACTGCTTCGGGCACACCAAACAAG GAAACCGCCGGCTTGAAGGTGGGGGTCTCCAGCCGCATCAACGAATGGCTAACCAAAACGCCCGAGGGAAGCAAGTCGCCTGCTCCCAAGCCTTCT GATTTGAGGCCAGGAGATGTATCTGGCAAGAGGAACCTCTGGGAAAAGCAATCTGTGGACAAGGTCACTTCCCCCACTAAG GTTTGA
- the CALD1 gene encoding non-muscle caldesmon (The RefSeq protein has 1 substitution compared to this genomic sequence): protein MDDFERRRELRRQKREEMRLEAERIAYQRNDDDEEEAARERRRRARQERLRQKQEEEALGQVTDQVEVNTQNSVPDEEVKTTTTNTQAEGDDEAALLERLARREERRQKRLQEALERQKEFDPTITDASLSLSSRRMQNDTTDNETAEKEGRSESRQERQELEETEIVTKSHQKNDWMEAEEKKKEEKEKEEEEEEKPKPGSIEENQLKDEKTKKDKESKDVKRFLDAKKGFTEVKSQNGEFMTHKLKHAENTFSRAGGRVSEAKEAEGTSQVEAGKRLEELRRRRGETESEEFEKLKQKQQEAALELEELKKKREERRKVLEEEEQRKKQEEAERKVREEEEKRRLKEEIERRRAEAAEKRQKMPEDGLSEDKKPFKCFTPKGSSLKIEERAEFLNKSVQKSGVKPTHQAAVVSKIDSRLEQYTSAIEGTKAAKPTKPAASDLPVPAEGVRNIKSMWEKGNVFSSPTASGTPNKETAGLKVGVSSRINEWLTKTPEGSKSPAPKPSDLRPGDVSGKRNLWEKQSVDKVTSPTKV from the exons AATCGCCTACCAGCGGAATGACGATGACGAGGAAGAGGCCGCCCGGGAACGGCGCCGCCGCGCCCGACAGGAAAGGCTGCGGCAGAAGCAAGAGGAAGAAGCCTTGGGGCAGGTGACCGACCAGGTGGAGGTCAACACCCAGAACAG TGTGCCTGACGAGGAGGTCAAGACAACCACGACCAACACTCAGGCGGAGGGCGATGATGAGGCTGCTCTCCTGGAGCGACTGGCTCGGCGGGAGGAAAGACGCCAAAAGCGCCTCCAGGAAGCCCTGGAGCGACAGAAGGAGTTTGACCCAACAATAACAGATGCAAGTTTGTCGCTCTCCAGCAGAAGAATGCAAAACGACACAACAGACAATGAAACGgcggagaaggaaggaagaagtgaaAGTCGCCAGGAAAGGCAGGAGCTGGAGGAAACGGAAATAGTCACCAAGTCACACCAGAAGAATGATTGGATGGAAgcggaagagaaaaagaaagaggagaaagaaaaggaggaagaagaagaagagaagccaaagccAGGGAGCATTGAAGAAAATCAG CTCAAAGATGAGAAGACTAAAAAGGACAAAGAAAGCAAAGACGTTAAGAGGTTCTTGGATGCAAAGAAGGGATTTACAGAAGTGAAGTCTCAGAATGGAGAATTCATGACCCACAAACTTAAACACGCCGAGAATACTTTCAG CCGCGCTGGAGGGAGGGTCAGCGAGGCCAAGGAGGCTGAAGGCACTTCCCAGGTGGAAGCCGGCAAACGGCTGGAGGAGCTGCGCCGCCGCCGTGGGGAGACGGAGAGTGAGGAGTTCGAGAAACTcaagcagaagcagcaggaggCGGCCTTGGAGCTGGAGGAGCTgaagaagaagagggaggagcGAAGGAaagtcctggaggaggaggagcagcggAAGAAGCAGGAAGAAGCAGAGCGAAAAGTGAGAGAGGAG gaagagaagaggaggctAAAGGAAGAGATTGAAAGGCGAAGGGCAGAAGCTGCTGAGAAACGCCAGAAGATGCCGGAAGATGGTTTATCAGAGGACAAGAAGCCCTTCAAATGTTTCACTCCTAAAGGTTCATCTCTCAAG ATAGAAGAGCGAGCAGAATTTTTGAATAAGTCTGTGCAGAAAAG TGGTGTCAAATCAACTCATCAAGCAGCAGTAGTCTCCAAGATTGACAGCAGACTGGAGCAATACACCAGTGCAATTGAG GGAACAAAAGCTGCAAAACCTACAAAGCCAGCAGCCTCGGACCTTCCTGTTCCTGCCGAAGGTGTCCGCAACATCAAGAGCATGTGGGAGAAAGGCAATGTGTTCTCATCCCCCACTGCTTCGGGCACACCAAACAAG GAAACCGCCGGCTTGAAGGTGGGGGTCTCCAGCCGCATCAACGAATGGCTAACCAAAACGCCCGAGGGAAGCAAGTCGCCTGCTCCCAAGCCTTCT GATTTGAGGCCAGGAGATGTATCTGGCAAGAGGAACCTCTGGGAAAAGCAATCTGTGGACAAGGTCACTTCCCCCACTAAG GTTTGA